From uncultured Roseateles sp., the proteins below share one genomic window:
- a CDS encoding ABC transporter permease — MLKLEVRPQPSKLMAVASPLLALALTVLLGVGLFLLLGKDPLRGLQMFFWEPIKSAYAWSELGVKATPLVLIALGLAVCFRSNVWNIGAEGQFIVGACCAGWVAMQADAGSSRLIVVWILMAGALGGMAWAGITALLRDRFNANEILVSLMLVYVAEQLLGYLVYGPWKDPKGYNFPQTITFLAVTKIPRLVDGWRVNIGVLIALASVLMFWVLLFRTYMGFQLQVGGLAPAAARYAGFSSRRALWTALLLSGGMAGLAGGLEAAGPLGQLTPYVPAGYGFAAIIVAFVGRLHPLGIVFSAILMSMFYIGGELAQSRLGLPKSLTGVFQGLLLFTLLACDTLIHYRLRWATRPAAAPVSGAA, encoded by the coding sequence ATGCTGAAGCTTGAGGTTCGCCCCCAGCCCTCGAAGCTGATGGCTGTGGCCTCGCCCTTGCTGGCACTGGCGCTGACCGTGCTGCTGGGCGTGGGCCTGTTCCTGCTGCTGGGCAAGGACCCGCTGCGCGGCCTGCAGATGTTCTTCTGGGAGCCGATCAAGTCGGCCTATGCCTGGTCGGAGCTGGGCGTCAAGGCCACGCCGCTGGTGCTGATCGCGCTGGGCCTTGCGGTGTGCTTCCGCTCCAACGTCTGGAACATCGGCGCCGAGGGCCAGTTCATCGTCGGGGCCTGCTGCGCCGGCTGGGTGGCGATGCAGGCCGATGCCGGCTCGAGCCGCCTGATCGTCGTCTGGATTCTGATGGCCGGTGCTCTCGGCGGCATGGCTTGGGCGGGCATCACCGCGCTGCTGCGCGACCGCTTCAACGCCAACGAGATCCTGGTCAGCCTGATGCTGGTCTATGTGGCCGAGCAGTTGCTGGGCTATCTGGTCTACGGGCCCTGGAAAGACCCCAAGGGCTACAACTTCCCGCAGACCATCACCTTTCTGGCAGTGACCAAGATCCCGCGCCTGGTTGATGGCTGGCGGGTCAATATCGGTGTGCTGATCGCCCTGGCCTCGGTGCTGATGTTCTGGGTGCTGCTGTTCCGCACCTATATGGGTTTTCAGCTGCAGGTCGGCGGCCTGGCGCCGGCCGCGGCCCGCTATGCGGGCTTCTCGTCGCGGCGCGCGCTGTGGACGGCGCTGCTGCTGTCGGGCGGCATGGCGGGCCTGGCCGGCGGGCTGGAGGCCGCCGGGCCGCTGGGCCAGCTGACGCCCTACGTGCCGGCCGGCTATGGCTTCGCGGCCATCATCGTCGCCTTCGTCGGGCGGCTGCATCCGCTGGGCATTGTTTTCTCGGCCATTCTGATGAGCATGTTCTATATCGGCGGTGAGCTGGCGCAGTCGCGCCTGGGCCTGCCCAAATCGCTGACCGGGGTGTTCCAGGGCCTGCTGCTGTTCACGCTGCTGGCCTGCGACACCTTGATCCACTACCGGCTGCGCTGGGCCACCCGGCCTGCTGCAGCCCCTGTTTCGGGAGCCGCCTGA
- a CDS encoding ABC transporter ATP-binding protein, with the protein MTARLELQGISKQYPAVKANDQVNLLVRASEIHAVLGENGAGKSTLMKIIYGAVKPDAGRMLWNGAPVQVASPAQARALGISMVYQHFSLFDTLTAAQNVWLGLDKSFTLAQVTARITEVAAEYGLEVDPLRPVHTLSVGERQRVEIVRALLTNPQLLILDEPTSVLTPQAVEKLFVTLRVLADKGCSILYISHKLDEIRALCQRCTVLRAGQVTGEVDPRQESNASLSRLMIGAEPPQLQHVQAHTGAVALEVKALHLPKLSPFGTRLSDISLQVRAGEILGVAGVSGNGQQELMAALSGEDPRAAIGSVQLFGEDIARASPRSRRKRGLHFVPEERLGRGAVPTLSLAQNTLLTRTEAVNRWGWIDTSRVERLAQDLIARFKVRAGGAGAAAKSLSGGNLQKFIVGREIEAGPKLLIISQPTWGVDVGAAAQIRAELLKLRDGGCAILVVSEELDELFELSDRLVVMAQGRVSPSLPIAEATIEKIGEWMSGLWDRKDRTTGEREHAEA; encoded by the coding sequence ATGACCGCCAGGCTTGAACTCCAGGGCATCAGCAAGCAATACCCGGCGGTCAAGGCCAATGACCAGGTGAACCTGCTCGTGCGCGCCAGCGAGATCCATGCGGTGCTGGGCGAGAACGGCGCCGGCAAGTCCACGCTGATGAAGATCATCTACGGCGCCGTCAAGCCCGATGCCGGACGCATGCTGTGGAACGGCGCACCGGTGCAGGTGGCCAGCCCGGCGCAGGCGCGGGCCCTGGGCATCAGCATGGTCTACCAGCACTTCTCGCTGTTCGACACCCTGACCGCGGCGCAGAACGTCTGGCTGGGGCTGGACAAATCGTTCACCCTGGCCCAGGTCACGGCGCGCATCACCGAGGTGGCGGCCGAGTACGGGCTGGAGGTCGATCCGCTGCGGCCGGTGCACACGCTGTCGGTCGGCGAGCGTCAGCGCGTCGAGATCGTGCGCGCGCTGTTGACGAATCCGCAGCTGCTGATATTGGACGAACCCACCTCCGTCCTGACCCCGCAGGCGGTCGAGAAGCTGTTCGTCACCCTGCGCGTGCTCGCCGACAAGGGCTGCTCCATTCTCTACATCAGCCACAAGCTGGACGAGATTCGCGCGCTGTGCCAGCGCTGCACAGTGCTGCGTGCCGGCCAGGTCACCGGTGAGGTCGATCCGCGGCAGGAGAGCAATGCCAGCCTGTCGAGGCTGATGATTGGCGCCGAGCCGCCGCAGCTGCAGCATGTGCAGGCGCACACCGGCGCCGTGGCCTTGGAGGTCAAGGCCTTGCACCTGCCCAAGCTGTCGCCATTCGGCACCAGGCTCAGCGATATTTCGCTGCAGGTGCGGGCCGGCGAGATCCTCGGCGTGGCCGGGGTCTCGGGCAATGGTCAGCAGGAGCTGATGGCGGCGCTGAGCGGCGAAGACCCGCGCGCGGCCATTGGCAGCGTACAGCTGTTCGGTGAGGACATCGCCCGCGCCAGTCCTCGCTCGCGGCGCAAGCGCGGCCTGCATTTCGTGCCCGAAGAGCGGCTGGGCCGCGGCGCGGTGCCGACACTGTCGCTGGCGCAGAACACCCTGCTGACCCGCACCGAGGCGGTCAACCGCTGGGGCTGGATAGACACGTCCCGAGTCGAGCGCCTGGCTCAGGATCTGATTGCCCGCTTCAAGGTGAGGGCCGGCGGTGCCGGCGCGGCGGCCAAGAGCCTGTCGGGCGGCAATCTGCAGAAGTTCATCGTCGGCCGCGAGATCGAGGCCGGCCCCAAGTTGCTGATCATTTCGCAGCCGACCTGGGGCGTCGACGTGGGCGCCGCGGCGCAGATACGCGCCGAGCTGTTGAAGCTGCGCGATGGCGGCTGCGCCATCCTGGTCGTCAGCGAGGAGCTGGACGAGCTGTTCGAGCTCAGCGACCGGCTGGTGGTGATGGCCCAGGGCCGGGTCTCGCCCTCGCTGCCGATTGCCGAGGCAACGATAGAGAAGATTGGAGAATGGATGAGCGGGTTGTGGGACCGGAAGGACAGGACGACAGGGGAGCGCGAACATGCTGAAGCTTGA
- the guaD gene encoding guanine deaminase, giving the protein MTASSGVALRGDLLDFVAQPELADVASPAVRFRPDHWLLIGDDGRIAGAQTEDPPAGWTRIDHRGRLILPGFIDTHVHSPQLDVIASYGTELLDWLNTYTFPAERRYADPAVAEQGAALFLDALLAHGTTSAVVFATVHRVSAEALFAAAEQRGMRLITGKVLMDRNAPDGLRDDVIQAEADCRELIARWHGRGRLAYAVTVRFAPTSTPEQLAMAGGLCRSDASLYMQTHVAENRDEVAWVAELFPDARSYLDVYAREGLLHPRAVLAHGIWLDDADRAALHASGAQIAFCPSSNLFLGSGLFDWAAQRAAGVPVSIASDVGGGTSLCQLRSLADAYKVQALGQRRMTAWDGLHAVTRGAAEALQLGDEIGHLGEGALADVCVWDWAHGAVATQRQSVARELHEKVFAWMTLSDERSLVSVFVAGERRYERK; this is encoded by the coding sequence ATGACTGCTTCCTCCGGCGTCGCCCTGCGCGGCGATCTGCTGGATTTCGTCGCGCAACCGGAGTTGGCCGATGTCGCCAGCCCGGCCGTGCGCTTTCGCCCCGACCATTGGCTGCTGATAGGCGACGATGGCCGCATTGCCGGCGCCCAGACCGAAGACCCGCCCGCGGGCTGGACCCGCATCGACCACCGCGGCCGGCTGATACTGCCCGGCTTCATCGATACCCATGTGCACAGCCCGCAGCTGGACGTGATCGCCTCCTATGGCACCGAGCTGCTGGACTGGCTCAACACCTACACCTTCCCGGCCGAGCGACGCTATGCCGACCCCGCGGTGGCCGAGCAGGGCGCGGCACTGTTTCTCGATGCGCTGCTGGCCCATGGCACGACCTCGGCCGTGGTCTTCGCCACCGTGCACAGGGTCTCGGCCGAGGCCCTGTTCGCCGCCGCCGAGCAGCGCGGCATGCGCCTGATCACCGGCAAGGTCTTGATGGACCGGAACGCGCCCGACGGCCTGCGCGACGACGTGATCCAGGCCGAAGCCGACTGCCGCGAACTGATCGCCCGCTGGCATGGCCGCGGCCGCCTGGCCTATGCGGTGACGGTGCGCTTTGCGCCGACCAGCACACCCGAGCAGCTGGCCATGGCTGGTGGCCTGTGCCGGTCGGATGCCAGCCTCTACATGCAGACCCATGTGGCCGAGAACCGCGACGAGGTGGCCTGGGTGGCTGAGCTTTTCCCGGATGCGCGCAGCTATCTGGACGTCTATGCCCGCGAGGGCCTGCTGCATCCGCGCGCCGTGCTGGCCCACGGCATCTGGCTGGACGATGCCGACCGCGCGGCGCTGCATGCCTCGGGCGCCCAGATCGCCTTCTGCCCCTCGTCCAATCTGTTCCTGGGCAGCGGCCTGTTCGACTGGGCGGCGCAGCGGGCGGCCGGCGTGCCGGTGTCGATTGCCAGCGATGTGGGCGGCGGCACGAGTTTGTGCCAATTGCGCAGCCTGGCCGATGCGTACAAGGTGCAGGCTCTTGGCCAGCGCCGAATGACGGCCTGGGACGGCCTGCATGCGGTGACACGCGGCGCGGCCGAGGCGCTGCAGCTGGGCGACGAGATCGGCCATCTGGGCGAGGGCGCGCTGGCCGATGTCTGCGTCTGGGACTGGGCCCATGGCGCGGTGGCCACGCAGCGGCAGTCGGTGGCGCGGGAATTGCATGAGAAAGTATTTGCCTGGATGACCTTGTCCGACGAGCGGAGCCTGGTCAGCGTGTTTGTTGCGGGGGAGCGGCGATATGAGCGGAAATGA
- a CDS encoding LysR family transcriptional regulator yields MTPRNPLAKIELQLVRVLHMLISERSVSKAALRLHTSQPAVSAQLKRLRALTGDPLLVRTGTGMMPTAGALELLEPAGRLLRDAEALFNPRARSRGFEPATAQLQFRIAVSDYLDPLFLPELVAHVLRLAPQVRIDLQPLSSDFDYRTGLARGEVDLVIGNWLEPPAELHLGRLLSDEVVCLVSKDHPVARGKARQSERNWTVEQYLASQHVAPTPLSMGLPGVIDQHLASQGLSREIAVRSAHFGQLPEMVARSLLVLTTGRMFCARYVDHLPVTIVRCPVMFPAMAYYQLWHELSHASAPLRWLREQVREVAMRINQNPA; encoded by the coding sequence ATGACGCCGCGCAACCCCTTAGCCAAGATCGAGCTTCAACTCGTCCGGGTATTGCATATGCTGATCAGCGAACGCAGCGTTTCCAAGGCGGCCCTGCGTCTGCACACCAGCCAGCCGGCGGTCAGCGCCCAGTTGAAGCGCCTGCGTGCGCTGACCGGTGACCCGCTGCTGGTGCGCACCGGCACCGGCATGATGCCCACGGCTGGCGCGCTGGAGCTGCTGGAGCCGGCCGGCCGCCTGCTGCGTGATGCCGAGGCGCTGTTCAACCCGCGGGCCCGCAGCCGGGGCTTCGAGCCGGCCACGGCGCAGCTGCAGTTCCGCATCGCCGTCAGCGACTATCTGGACCCGCTGTTCCTGCCCGAGCTGGTGGCCCATGTGCTGCGCCTGGCGCCCCAGGTGCGCATCGATCTGCAGCCGCTGTCCAGCGACTTTGATTACCGCACCGGCCTGGCGCGCGGCGAGGTCGATCTGGTCATAGGCAACTGGCTGGAGCCGCCGGCCGAGCTGCATCTGGGCCGCCTCCTCAGCGACGAGGTGGTCTGCCTGGTGTCCAAGGACCATCCGGTAGCGCGTGGCAAGGCGCGGCAGTCCGAGCGCAACTGGACCGTCGAGCAATACCTGGCGAGCCAGCATGTGGCGCCGACGCCGCTGAGCATGGGCCTGCCCGGGGTGATAGACCAGCATCTGGCCAGCCAGGGCCTGAGCCGCGAGATCGCCGTGCGCAGCGCCCACTTCGGCCAGCTGCCCGAGATGGTGGCGCGCAGCCTGCTGGTGCTGACCACCGGCCGCATGTTCTGCGCCCGCTATGTCGATCATCTGCCCGTCACCATCGTGCGCTGCCCGGTGATGTTTCCGGCCATGGCCTACTACCAGCTGTGGCACGAGCTGAGCCATGCCTCGGCCCCGCTGCGCTGGTTGCGCGAGCAGGTCAGGGAGGTAGCGATGCGTATCAATCAGAATCCTGCATGA
- the xdhA gene encoding xanthine dehydrogenase small subunit yields MTSRAIRFFHQGQIAEVQGLGSTTTALRWLREHAHCNGTKEGCAEGDCGACTVMVAELATADSPPDTVIGGLSLRPVNSCIQFLPTLDGKALLTVEDLKQRDGTLHPAQQAMVDCHGSQCGFCTPGFVISLAASYERHCEDGTRPTRQQLADDLAGNLCRCTGYRPILEAGQQMFDLPAQRLDTAPIIAALTSLAQDPPLHYQAAHPAFPGRRDSFHAPRTVAELAALREALPEARLLAGATDIGLWVNKQFRDLGDVIYIGAVAELKRIHPRAFDGRHGLWIGAGATLEDAWSRLADHIPALRELWLRFASPPVRHAGTLGGNIANGSPIGDGAPALIALGTDIVLRKGTTQRRMPLQDFYLDYMKNQLQPGEWVEALHLPLPDAHTRLRGYKISKRYDSDISAVCAVLAVTLDHGRVIAVRFAFGGMAAIVKRAALAEAAALGQPWTEATAEAAVTALAQDFTPMSDLRASANYRLRVAQNLLRRFWLETREDQPLASEQVNVWATQVGVQS; encoded by the coding sequence ATGACCTCCAGAGCCATCCGCTTTTTCCATCAGGGCCAGATCGCCGAGGTCCAGGGCCTTGGCAGCACCACCACGGCCCTGCGATGGCTGCGCGAGCACGCCCACTGCAACGGCACCAAGGAAGGCTGCGCCGAGGGCGATTGCGGCGCCTGCACGGTGATGGTGGCCGAGCTGGCCACCGCGGACTCGCCGCCCGACACCGTGATCGGCGGCCTGAGCCTGCGGCCGGTCAACAGCTGCATCCAGTTCCTGCCGACGCTGGATGGCAAGGCCCTGTTGACGGTGGAAGACCTGAAGCAGCGCGACGGCACACTGCACCCGGCCCAGCAGGCGATGGTCGACTGCCATGGCTCGCAATGCGGCTTCTGCACCCCCGGCTTCGTGATCAGCCTGGCCGCCAGCTACGAGCGCCACTGCGAGGACGGCACCCGGCCGACACGCCAGCAACTGGCCGATGACCTGGCCGGCAATCTGTGCCGCTGCACCGGCTACCGGCCGATACTGGAGGCCGGCCAGCAGATGTTCGATCTGCCCGCTCAGCGGCTGGACACCGCACCCATCATCGCCGCGCTGACGTCGCTGGCCCAGGACCCGCCGCTGCACTACCAGGCCGCCCATCCGGCCTTCCCCGGCCGCCGCGACAGCTTCCACGCCCCGCGCACCGTGGCCGAGCTGGCCGCGCTGCGCGAAGCATTACCTGAGGCCAGGCTGCTGGCCGGTGCCACCGACATCGGCCTGTGGGTCAACAAGCAGTTCCGTGACCTCGGCGATGTGATCTATATCGGCGCGGTGGCCGAGCTGAAGCGCATCCATCCCCGCGCCTTCGACGGCCGCCACGGCCTGTGGATAGGCGCCGGCGCGACCCTGGAAGACGCCTGGAGCCGGCTCGCCGATCACATTCCTGCGCTGCGCGAGCTGTGGCTGCGCTTTGCCTCGCCGCCGGTGCGCCATGCCGGCACCCTGGGCGGCAATATCGCCAACGGCTCGCCGATAGGCGACGGCGCACCGGCGCTGATCGCGCTGGGCACCGACATCGTCCTGCGCAAGGGCACCACGCAGCGCCGCATGCCGCTGCAGGACTTCTATCTGGACTATATGAAGAACCAGCTGCAGCCCGGCGAATGGGTCGAGGCCCTGCACCTGCCGCTGCCGGATGCCCACACGCGGCTGCGCGGCTACAAGATCTCCAAGCGCTACGACAGCGACATCTCGGCCGTCTGCGCCGTGCTGGCGGTAACCCTGGACCATGGCAGGGTCATCGCCGTGCGCTTCGCCTTCGGCGGCATGGCGGCCATCGTCAAGCGCGCCGCCCTGGCCGAGGCCGCGGCGCTGGGCCAGCCCTGGACCGAGGCCACGGCGGAAGCGGCGGTCACCGCGCTGGCCCAGGACTTCACGCCGATGAGCGATCTGCGCGCCAGCGCGAACTACCGGCTGCGCGTGGCGCAGAATCTGCTGAGGCGCTTCTGGCTCGAAACCCGTGAAGACCAGCCACTGGCCAGCGAGCAGGTCAATGTCTGGGCCACTCAGGTGGGGGTGCAGTCATGA
- the xdhB gene encoding xanthine dehydrogenase molybdopterin binding subunit: protein MNKMVDNTLLAAATLPQVGINRPHESAHLHVSGEATYTDDIAELQGTLHAALGLSPIAHGRLLGIDIEGLRALPGIVAVLTAADIPGSNHCGPLIADETILAEGEVHYLGQPVFAVISADRELARRAAARARDFLKLEPLPALLTAAEAHAAKRYVVPPMHLQRGDAQAALATAPHRLQGSFTVGGQEQFYLEGQISYALPLEDAGIKVFCSTQHPSEMQHLVAHALSLHSNQVQVECRRMGGGFGGKESQSAVFACVAAVAARQLKRPVKLRLDRDDDFLITGRRHGFDYAYEVGFDDQGRLLATEVEMVSNAGWSADLSAPVMTRALCHFDNAYWLPDVSVRGFCARTNTQSNTAFRGFGGPQGALAVEMMLDSIARQLGLDPLAVRRVNFYEPDAALGRNTAPYGQVVQDNILQPLVDQLATSSGYSARRDEIAAFNASSAVLKKGLALTPLKFGISFNVVHLNQAGALVHVYTDGSVLVNHGGTEMGQGLNTKVAQVVAHELGVDLARVRCTATDTHKVANTSATAASTGSDLNGKAAQDAARKIRARLDAFASTLPDGATLSFDELVAKAYLARIQLWSDGFYATPGLSWDRAKLQGNPFYYFAYGAAVSEVVVDTLTGEWKPLRVDVLHDAGRSLNPAIDIGQVEGGFIQGMGWLTMEELVWHAKTGLLLTHAPSTYKIPTANDCPAIFNVALFDGPNVQDSIHRSKAVGEPPLLLPFSVLLAIRDAVSAVGGHRADPPLRAPATSEAILDAIDAVRANAK, encoded by the coding sequence ATGAACAAGATGGTGGACAACACACTGCTGGCGGCAGCCACCCTGCCCCAGGTCGGCATCAACCGCCCGCATGAATCGGCGCATCTGCACGTCAGCGGCGAGGCCACCTACACCGACGACATCGCCGAGCTGCAGGGCACACTGCACGCCGCGCTGGGCCTGTCCCCCATCGCCCATGGCCGGCTGCTGGGCATAGACATTGAGGGCCTGCGCGCCCTGCCCGGCATCGTCGCCGTGCTGACCGCCGCCGACATCCCCGGCTCCAACCACTGCGGCCCGCTGATCGCCGATGAAACGATATTGGCCGAAGGCGAGGTCCACTATCTGGGCCAACCGGTGTTTGCCGTGATCTCGGCCGACCGCGAGCTGGCCCGCCGCGCTGCGGCCCGCGCCAGGGACTTTCTCAAGCTGGAGCCCCTGCCGGCCCTGCTGACCGCCGCCGAGGCCCATGCGGCCAAGCGCTATGTCGTGCCGCCGATGCACCTGCAGCGCGGCGACGCGCAGGCCGCACTCGCAACTGCGCCCCACCGCCTGCAAGGCAGCTTCACCGTCGGCGGTCAGGAGCAGTTCTATCTGGAGGGCCAGATCTCGTACGCGCTGCCGCTGGAGGATGCCGGCATCAAGGTCTTCTGCTCGACCCAGCACCCCAGCGAGATGCAGCATCTGGTGGCCCACGCGCTGAGCCTGCACAGCAACCAGGTGCAGGTCGAGTGCCGGCGCATGGGGGGCGGCTTTGGCGGCAAGGAGTCGCAATCGGCCGTGTTCGCCTGCGTGGCGGCGGTGGCCGCGCGCCAGCTGAAGCGCCCGGTCAAGCTGCGGCTGGACCGCGACGACGACTTCCTGATCACCGGCCGGCGCCACGGTTTCGACTATGCCTACGAGGTCGGCTTCGACGATCAAGGCCGGCTGCTGGCCACCGAGGTCGAGATGGTTTCCAACGCCGGCTGGTCGGCCGATCTGTCGGCGCCGGTGATGACGCGGGCGCTATGCCATTTCGACAATGCCTACTGGCTGCCCGATGTGTCGGTGCGTGGCTTCTGCGCCCGCACCAACACCCAGAGCAACACCGCCTTCCGCGGCTTCGGTGGGCCGCAGGGCGCGCTGGCGGTGGAGATGATGCTGGACAGCATCGCCCGCCAGCTGGGCCTGGACCCGCTGGCCGTGCGCCGAGTCAATTTCTACGAGCCGGATGCGGCCCTGGGCCGCAACACCGCGCCCTATGGCCAGGTCGTGCAAGACAACATCCTCCAGCCGCTGGTCGATCAGCTGGCCACCAGCAGCGGCTACAGCGCCAGGCGCGACGAGATCGCCGCCTTCAACGCCAGCAGCGCTGTGCTGAAGAAGGGCCTGGCGCTGACGCCGCTGAAGTTCGGCATCTCGTTCAATGTGGTGCACCTGAACCAGGCCGGCGCGCTGGTGCATGTCTATACCGACGGCTCGGTGCTGGTCAATCACGGTGGCACCGAGATGGGCCAGGGCCTGAACACCAAGGTCGCCCAGGTCGTCGCCCATGAGCTGGGTGTCGATCTGGCCCGCGTGCGCTGCACCGCCACCGACACGCACAAGGTCGCCAACACCTCGGCCACCGCCGCCTCCACCGGCAGCGACCTGAACGGCAAGGCCGCGCAGGACGCCGCCCGCAAGATTCGCGCGCGGCTGGACGCGTTTGCCTCCACCCTGCCCGATGGCGCGACGCTGAGCTTCGACGAGCTGGTGGCCAAGGCCTATCTGGCCCGCATCCAGCTGTGGAGCGACGGCTTCTATGCCACGCCCGGCCTCAGCTGGGACCGCGCCAAGCTGCAGGGCAATCCGTTCTACTACTTCGCCTACGGCGCCGCCGTCAGCGAGGTGGTGGTGGACACCCTCACCGGCGAATGGAAGCCGCTGCGCGTCGATGTGCTGCACGACGCCGGCCGCTCGCTGAACCCGGCCATCGACATCGGCCAGGTCGAGGGGGGATTCATCCAGGGCATGGGCTGGCTGACGATGGAGGAGCTGGTCTGGCATGCCAAGACCGGCCTGCTGCTGACCCACGCGCCCAGCACCTACAAGATACCGACCGCCAACGACTGCCCGGCCATCTTCAACGTGGCCCTGTTCGACGGCCCGAATGTGCAGGACAGCATCCACCGCTCCAAGGCGGTCGGCGAGCCGCCGCTGCTGCTGCCCTTCTCGGTGCTGCTGGCGATACGCGATGCAGTCTCGGCCGTGGGCGGGCACCGGGCGGACCCGCCGCTGCGCGCCCCGGCCACCAGCGAGGCCATACTCGACGCCATAGACGCAGTGCGAGCGAACGCCAAATAA
- a CDS encoding sensor domain-containing diguanylate cyclase, with product MQAQTGSSPAAGDGEDAIPTRMHALLERAPMSIAFTRDQHFQVVSEHLNHLFGHGDHTDLSGQPTRAVHVSDGAHSALMERLQASFAAGRPVDEEIEYVRADGGRFWGRLQATPVRWDAPAGEAMWIIEDVTAARQLRMQPTWIGKHDPLTELANRAEFERRLAEHVGSRRHEPVSVLWLDVDRFREVVNATGAEVAEHFLYHLSQMLITKVRASDIVARLEDDRFAILLPDCDQHYAQIIAEKMRASVAGFRLRWGLHRTRVKACLGVVQLHPSLENVDAVMGAAAQACAEAKAAGGDTVRVFVSTAVMEV from the coding sequence ATGCAAGCACAGACCGGATCTTCTCCAGCGGCTGGAGACGGCGAAGACGCGATCCCCACCCGCATGCACGCGCTGCTGGAGCGGGCGCCGATGTCGATCGCCTTCACCCGCGATCAGCATTTCCAGGTCGTCAGCGAGCATCTGAACCACTTGTTCGGCCATGGTGACCACACCGACCTGAGCGGCCAGCCGACGCGCGCCGTCCATGTCTCCGACGGCGCCCACAGCGCGCTGATGGAGCGGCTGCAGGCCTCGTTCGCGGCCGGCCGGCCGGTAGACGAGGAAATCGAATATGTGCGCGCCGATGGCGGCCGCTTCTGGGGCCGCTTGCAAGCCACGCCGGTGCGCTGGGACGCCCCCGCCGGCGAGGCGATGTGGATCATCGAGGATGTCACCGCCGCCCGCCAGCTGCGCATGCAGCCGACCTGGATAGGCAAGCACGACCCGCTGACCGAGCTGGCCAACCGCGCCGAATTCGAGCGCCGCCTGGCCGAGCATGTGGGCAGCCGCCGCCACGAGCCGGTGTCGGTGCTGTGGCTGGATGTGGATAGATTCCGCGAGGTCGTCAATGCCACCGGTGCCGAGGTGGCCGAGCATTTTCTGTACCACCTGAGCCAGATGCTGATCACCAAGGTGCGCGCCTCCGACATCGTCGCGCGCCTGGAAGACGACCGCTTCGCCATCCTGCTGCCCGACTGTGACCAGCACTATGCGCAAATCATCGCCGAGAAGATGCGCGCCTCGGTGGCGGGCTTCCGGCTGCGCTGGGGCCTGCACCGCACCCGCGTCAAGGCCTGCCTGGGCGTCGTGCAGCTGCACCCCTCGCTGGAGAATGTCGATGCCGTGATGGGCGCCGCAGCCCAGGCCTGCGCCGAGGCCAAGGCGGCCGGCGGCGACACCGTGCGGGTGTTTGTTTCTACCGCTGTTATGGAAGTCTAG